In Elephas maximus indicus isolate mEleMax1 chromosome 4, mEleMax1 primary haplotype, whole genome shotgun sequence, a genomic segment contains:
- the LOC126075579 gene encoding olfactory receptor 6C2-like, which yields MKNYTAITTFILVGLTDDTNLQILLFIFLFLTYLLSVVGNLTIITLTLVDSHLKTPMYFFLRNFSILEVSFTTVCIPRFLYTMASGDNTVTYNACATQLFFVVVLGVTEFFLLTAMSYDRYVAICKPLHYTTIMSNRVCIRFLIGCYIIALIIVIPPFGMGFELEFCDSNVIDHFGCDAAPILKITCSNTEFIERFVLILAVLILLFTLVCVIMSYAYIIKTILRFPSAQQQKKAFSTCSSHIIVVSITYGSCIFIYVKPSAKEGVAINKVVSVLTTSVAPVMNPFIYTLRNKQVVQAFKDLIKRVASISKN from the coding sequence ATGAAAAATTATACAGCAATAACAACATTCATCCTGGTGGGACTAACAGATGACACAAATCTACAGATTCtgctttttatctttttgttcctAACATATTTGTTGAGTGTTGTTGGGAATCTAACCATCATCACTCTCACCTTGGTGGATTCTCACCTTAAAacacccatgtatttttttctccggAATTTTTCCATCTTAGAAGTCTCATTTACAACTGTCTGCATTCCCAGATTTCTCTACACAATGGCATCTGGGGACAATACTGTTACTTACAATGCATGTGCCACtcaattattttttgttgttgtcctgGGCGTGACTGAGTTTTTTCTCCTGACTGCCATGTCCTATGACCGTTACGTAGCCATCTGCAAGCCCCTGCATTACACAACCATCATGAGCAACAGAGTCTGCATCAGGTTCCTTATTGGCTGTTATATAATTGCTCTAATCATTGTCATCCCACCATTTGGCATGGGCTTTGAGCTCGAGTTTTGTGACTCCAATGTCATAGACCACTTTGGCTGTGATGCTGCTCCTATCCTGAAGATCACCTGCTCCAACACAGAGTTTATAGAGCGGTTTGTCTTAATTCTGGCTGTGTTGATCCTCCTTTTCACCTTGGTGTGTGTGATTATGTCCTACGCATACATCATCAAGACTATTCTCAGATTCCCTTCTGCCCAGCAACAGAAAAAGGCTTTTTCTACTTGCTCGTCCCATATAATTGTGGTTTCTATCACTTATGGAAGCTGCATCTTCATCTATGTTAAGCCATCTGCAAAGGAAGGGGTAGCTATTAATAAGGTGGTGTCAGTACTTACTACCTCAGTTGCCCCAGTAATGAATCCCTTCATTTATACTCTGAGAAACAAGCAAGTGGTTCAAGCTTTTAAAGACCTGATCAAAAGGGTTGCATCTatctcaaagaactaa